A single genomic interval of Nymphalis io chromosome 30, ilAglIoxx1.1, whole genome shotgun sequence harbors:
- the LOC126780057 gene encoding uncharacterized protein LOC126780057 encodes MSMNFFVITLSFVLFVEIAPTFSKIINLDEYPRNNWRVRLESTNNDNIRLEQINKAVDLIIKQEPKANDINECLKHNSLRNHLNCVNYLVKKNKFKRRSHTNIPKHKHYQYNIKKDFNEYDSDEIDLTKSNLNKSFNSRSNFSQDYLDVADLLRTNEITKGTNKTKNRYIFKIVQPKNKYGRFDYDLSRFRKFNPNLKSKKSLRSDSSSDYSASSGSQEDRMRKGSKSHKTFDKSYDIDSSEEVSSEEEILTFQKQKHIKAAPKSKKKIPKLKKPQVLYMQGPSRLYEEDSRRRLSYFFPKRLHWDEYDMKTLRNYWLNGPQGKYSEYRTPY; translated from the exons atgtcaatgaATTTTTTTGTGATTACTCTCAGTTTTGTATTATTCG tGGAAATAGCTCCAacgttttcaaaaataataaacttagatGAATATCCACGAAACAATTGGCGAGTGAGACTAGAGTCAACAAATAACGACAATATCAGACTTGAACAAATTAATAAAGCTGTTGATTTGATAATTAAACAAGAACCAAAAGCCAACGACATAAATGAATGTCTGAAACACAACAGTTTGAGGAATCATCTAAACTGCGTTaactatttagtaaaaaaaaacaaatttaaaaggcGAAGCCACACTAACATCCCAAAGCATAaacattatcaatataatataaagaaagatTTTAATGAATACGACTCAGATGAAATAGATTTAACTAAATCAAATCTGAATAAATCATTCAATAGTCGGAGTAACTTTTCGCAAGATTACTTAGATGTAGCAGACTTATTGCGAACAAACGAAATCACTAAGGGTACCAATAAGACGAAGAacagatacatttttaaaattgtacaacCGAAAAACAAATACGGCAGATTCGATTATGATTTATCGAGATTCAGAAAGTTTAACCcgaatttaaaatcaaagaaaagCTTGAGATCCGACTCCAGTTCCGACTACAGTGCTTCTAGTGGTTCGCAAGAAGATAGAATGAGAAAAGGTTCAAAGAGTCACAAAACCTTTGATAAATCGTATGATATTGATAGCAGTGAAGAAGTCAGTTCTGAAGAAGAAATATTGACATTCCAGAAACAAAAGCATATAAAAGCCGCGCCTAAGTCGAAGAAGAAAATACCTAAATTGAAAAAACCCCAAGTTCTCTACATGCAAGGTCCATCGAGGTTGTACGAAGAAGACAGTAGGAGAAGACTATCATATTTCTTTCCAAAAAGACTTCACTGGGACGAATATGACATGAAGACTTTGAGGAATTACTGGTTAAATGGACCGCAAGGGAAGTATTCCGAATACAGAAcaccttattaa